DNA from Eucalyptus grandis isolate ANBG69807.140 chromosome 5, ASM1654582v1, whole genome shotgun sequence:
TGAGACAATAATTGGATCCTTGAACAAGTTGAGTATTAGGAACAACTCCTTTTTCTAGCAAAACAACGAATTCCTCATCCtacaaatagaaaatgaagTAGGGGATCAATCAGCATGAAGTATGGTGGAAGCAATCCTTAAACACACTCGAGTATATGAAAGGAAGTTGCGGGTCTTGCAAGTTTCAGTCCCCCAacatgggaaaattgtctaaaaagtcttaaatctattgcagttttgccaattcagtcataaacctttcaatcttgccgattgagtcataaaccttttgtcagtttgccaattgagtccatccggccaattttggctggaaaatgctaacgtggacacCGACGGTGCCATGTAGGACTACCGGCGCGACgttaacattttttaatactcttttaatatttttaatattttttgatttttttaatattttctattttttccctctttttttggcttttcccttGCCCTTTTCCGGTGGCGATCACCGGCCACAGGCAACGGCCGACCATTGGCCACAGCCAACCGGCTAGCCTCGCTTGCCACAGGCGAGGCCTGACCGAGTGACGGCGATGCCAAGCAAGGCTAGCCACTGGGAGctagcctcgccagatccggcgggGAGCCCTCAGGGGCTTGCCCTTGCCCCCGGGTGAGCGTCGGtctcgcccggccgggcgggCGGGCTGGCCACGGCCACGAGGCCGACACCCggtaggccgggcgagggcggccttgccagatctggttTGGGCAAGGCCAACGCTCGGGACCGGGCGGGTGAGCCTTGGCGAGCTcccctcgccggtggcggcCGGCCCTTGCCGGGCTAGGGCTGGCCTCACTCGCCACAGCGAGGCCCGGCGGGCGACGGCGACACACCGGTGAGGGAGCCCTCGCCCTCACCCGAGCGGCGTCGGCCTTGCCCGGCCGGGCTCGCCAATGGCGGGCGAGGCTAGCCGGCTGGGCGTGGCCGGTGGCAGTGGTCGGCCACCGGAAAAGGGCAagggaaaagtcaaaaagaaaaaaaaaaaaaaaaaacaaaaatatttaaaaaataaaataaaaatttaaaaatatttaaaatattattaaaaatgtccacATCAGCGCCGgcagtcctacgtggcaccgccgcgtccacgtcagcattttcccgcgaaaattggccggatgaactcaattgacaaaccgacaaaaggtttatgactcaatcaacaagattgaaaagtttatgactgaattggcaaaactgcaataggtttaggacttttagaCAATTCTCACCTCCATCATGACTGGTTTACCAAGCTCTATGAAATAAATTATATGCTTTGATTAAGCCAACCGTGAGTACTGAAAATAATTACTTCAGCATATAAAAGCTAAGGTTAATATTTAATACATTGAGGCATTGAATGCCTAAGCAGAATAGGACTGTCAGCCAGAAAGAGTTGCTCATATAGATCCCGGACAGTTTCATCTTAAGACATTTCAACATGAATAGTTGATTGCATTCCATGACTCTGCATaaagagatgaagaaagctgATCATTATGGCTGTAGAAGCAGAATTTCAACTTTAGAGATGTGaacttgaccaaaaaaaaaaaaaaaaactttagagaTGTGAACATTTGAACATTGCAAACCATTGGCATCAAAAGTCGAGTAAAGCTGACGATCATCTTTGATTGTGTAGCATCAGATAATCCTTGCTGAATCTCTAAAACTGCaggaaacaaagatataaaaGTGAACAATCTAGGTTATCGAATTTACCTTATTAGTTTATAGTTATCAAACGCCCAGACCTTGCTCAAGAAAAGACATGTCATCAGCACAACAAACAATCACTCAAGAATGTAATTGTCTAGTTGGACAGATATTACTTGAAGCTCATTTCATATAGACCCGAACAATGAATCTGACGGAACTTGACTGGAAGTAATTCCGGGTAGAGTACTTCTGGAGGTACACCGCTCCTAGAATGCTAACTAAGCAGAAACACTAGATTTTCATAGCTCATGAAACAATCGCTCAGGTTAGACTTCTACATTCGCAAAAATTACAGTCAGTTAGTGCATAAAGGCCAGCATACTCCCCTTATTCTTTTCTAGTCAATGCAGATCTCATTCATGCAGAAAACTTCTCAAGGATATGGAAAACTAGCAATATGAAATAAATCTTGCCACCACCACTCCGTCTCAATACCTTAGATtcaaacacaaaaacaaaaatgaatgaattttcgGAGTTGGAGACTGACCATGCCGATGTCTCATAATACAATAAGAATGTATGCCTTCAGCTATTTCCTGTATAAGTTAGCTTCCTTAGCACCATGTCCTGCAGAAGATTTTCGATATGATGCATAAGACATGCTTAAAAACACTTTATCATAACACTCGACTAGGCTCAAGACCACCTATTGCTCATCTCTGCTGGAGTCTATGAGTGAATTATGCAACGATGGTTACATGTTATCCATCCTTTAGTATTATGtagttctctttcttcttattgtaTGTTGTAAGCATGAATTTAGGCATATTTTTCGAtgaaaaattgagatcaaaGGATACTATGAGTTTGCTTTATAATATACACATTGTGATTTGAAATAATAGTATGTAAATTTCTTCTATGGTcgtttttttggccaaattgtATGGAGAATTGTCTCACTCAGTTTCAAAACACATTGCTATACTTGTCTTTTGAGGAGAAATTGCTTTTTTCATGAAGTTTATGGCGAGTGTGGCACATGCATCGAGTAGAGGACACTTTATAGATCCCTCCACTTCAAAATTTCTTCTAGATATTTCATTACATTGAACACAAAATATGTAAGAGATGATCTTCTTCCCTAACTATGTAATTTAAGATGGGAGGGAATGAACGAAAAGTAAAACAAATAGAGAAAAATGTGACTTCACTCTCTTTTGGAGATGAACATTGAAGAGGAATAATGTCGAGGGAAATTGTGTTAAGTTGATTGTGCAAAATACCTTGTCATACCAAATTTTATATCCTTCTTAATATGCCTATTTTCTTTCCATGATAACCCATAATAAATTTCAATGTTGACAATATCAGGAACTGAACAACACAAGTCAGTCACTCAATTCGTTTAATCAAGCAAAGTTTTAGCAACCACACATGCACGCAAATTAAGTGTAAATAGATGCTATATGCAGGCTCAATGCGGGCTTACCATCATCGACTGTCTTTGCCAAGCAATGCTAAAGAATTTCTCCGTCTCTGTAGGACCTGTAAGGGCCATCATAATCATGTAACCTTGGGCACTTTTCTATGGTGAGATGAAAAGATGTTTTCATGTATGGCAAATTCGGCAGGCTCTCCAGCGATTCGCACTCACAGAATTTCAAGCTATTCAGACTCTGTAAGCGAGACAAATCAGTTTCACTTAAACTTCTAATGGAAGTGCATCCGCAGAAGTACAATTCACGCAATGATTTCAATTCTCCTAAACCCTCAATCTCAGTTAGCTGACGATTGAAGGTGAATGACATACGCCGAATCTCCTTCAAACATGGCAAAACAGGCAGCGTCTTGATCCATGGACACTGTTCCAACCTAAATTCATTGAATTTCCTTAGCTTTCCGAGCACATCAAATCGAATCTCTTCTAGCCGATATCCAGTGAGAGACAGAGTTGACAAATTTTCCAAGTTGGAAAAGAGTGACCAATCTATTGGTGACTGGGCATCCCATAAACTCAAACTTTGAAGGCTGGATGGAAGTCTGGTGAGAGATTGGGGCTCAACATAAGTTAAATTGAGGTCTTGTAGCTGAGAGAGGGAACTCAAATCCATTGGAGGCAAGGCCATATCTTTAACAACCAGGAGCAACGTCCTCAAAGCACGTAGCCTAACCAGCCACTCTAAATTAGGCTTGTATACTGGTGTTCCCCACATTTCTAGATCAACTAAATTGGTCAGGTTTGAGAGGTCGGGAATTGGGGTCACCGACGTCAATGAAAAGCTTAATTTTGTTAGACTCTTAGGAAGCTTTGGCAACTGTTGAATATAATCGCAGAAGGATAAGTCAAGTTCTTGGAGATTCATAAGCTGATTGATGGTTGTCGGCAATCTACTAAATTTACTATATGATAAATGTAGAATTCCTAATGAGGATAGTGCCCCAATTTCACTTGGAATTTCCCCTTCAAGTTAGAGCACCCAAAGGCACGTAGCTCTTCTAGATTTTTTAACATTCCTATGGTTTTTGGAAGTTCACATATGCGGGTTTCCTCTAGATTTATTACCTTCAActttttgagatttccaatacAATCGGGTAACCTTCGAATATATGATTCTGACAGATGCAACTCAATTAATGATTGGAGCCTCCCGATTGAGTCCGGTAGCCTTTCTAAATCACATTCAGTGATACTTAAAACTTCCAACCTTTCAAGGTTTCCAATGGAATAAGGTAATGCTTGGATTCTTGAAGGTCGGACAGCCAGCTCAAGTAGTGACTCCAATTGTCCTATAGAGTCTGGAAGCTCTTGAAGCATCGGGCATTGCAAGATTAGATGCTTCAACTTCACTAAATTACCAATCGAGCGAGGCAACATTGAAAGTGTCCCAGATTGTATTTCTAGGTAATCAAGATGTTTTAGATTGCCGATGGACTTGTCAATCTTTCTTAGTTGAGTGCAATTTCTAAGGATCAATCTCTCTAGTCCCGATATTGCGAAGAACTTGGGTGTCTTTGTAAGGGATGGACAATCCACGAGTGTTAGGACTTTCAATTGTTTTGTTACCTATAAAGCAATTGAGTTAAAACTCAGAAAAGATGAAGAGTAAACATAATACAAAAGTATGTTGTGATATCATACCATGAGAAGCAACCATCCTCCCCAGTCTTTAGTAATATTGACCCCAGAAAGCTTGAGAACCACTAGATTCTCCAACCCAAAGTTAGTAGCTTGGAATTCCGAAGGGCAATTACTCCAAGAGAGCCATCTTAGCTCGAAGAAAAGATCCTTAAAGTCTCCTTCGAAGTTTCCATGGTCCAATTGAAGGAACCTAAGGTTGACCAACCTCACAAATTCCTGGCGTTTAAATCTATATGTTGCACAAGGTTTAGGTGTGCCGAGATTGAGCGCTACTATGTTTTCTATTCCCTGGAAGATAAATTTAGCAATAAATGAGTGCATGTATCAATGTGACCTGAAGTCAAATTAATAATGTAATGATGCTAGTGGAACAACTAAAAACATTTAGAGGTGAATAGATACCTTTTTTCTCTTCACTGCATGGAAGGCATCCTTGGGACACCACAATCTACTACCTCTTTGATCACTGCTGCTATTTTCTGAGTGGACGATATCCCTTCCAAGGTCTctaagttgatcatgcatccatagtTTATCATCGTTGATGatctttatcaaagacataTGTGTGAGGAACTTGACATCGATTCCAAAGTGGGATACTCAAAAATTGCATCCCAATATTTAATCGCAATTGTTTTCTCTTGGCTGATGAAgaaacatgcaatatcaagataaatttgttGTCGACGAAAATCCAATGCTTCGTAACTTATCATCAACTTTTCTTTGACATCCTTATCCATCACCTTCTTTATCCTCTGTAGGAATTCTTCCCATGTAATTCGGGATTTTCCACGGAGTGTGGAACCTATGACATTGAGAGCCAATGGAAGTCTTCCAAGAGCATTGATTAGTTCATTTGAAATGTTCACATAATCAGAAGGAGGCTTGGCAAGTCCCAAGGCACGCTCACAAAAAAGTTGAAGAGCATCATCCCGATTCATCTCCGGCATATCGTAGAATGAAAAATTTTGATAATGTGAGGCATTGTCATCTTCACTTTCGGTTACCAAGAAATCAATATTCCTTGTCATTATGATGATTCTACTTCCCTCACCAAACCAGTGAGCATGGCCTACAAGTCCCCTGATTTGGTCCGGCTTATCGATGTCATCAAGAATAATAAGGACTTTCTTGTCTTTGAACCTCTTTTTGATCATGTTAGTCCCTTGATCAATGAAGGAGAGGTTCGTGCAACTGAGATTGAGAATGTCAGataacaatttcttttgtaaaattACTATATCATGACTCCGGACATCTTTAAGAAAGCAGCAATGACCTTGAAATTGAGGGGAGATTTGCTCGAAGACGGCCTCAGCCAATGTCGTCTTTCCAATGCCACCCATACCATGAATCACAATAAACCTTACATCAGAAACTCCTAGATCTAACTTCTTCATAATGTCATCCATTCGATCCTTAATTCCCACCAAATCATTAGGCACATCTGTCAACTTTGTCCATAACGAACTAGTAACCTTTTCCACCACAAGCTTTACCAGTTTATCTTCACTGCCACATACATAACATGCAATCATATCAGGTTGAAAAACCACATATGAAATTGGTGCAAGCATGACGTAACACTAGAAggttatcatcaaattcaaagtaATTTGCTTTGAAAGCAACCAACATAAAAAAACGAGATCTTTCAAGTTATTGTtggggaaatcccttatgatgttttaaagatgacaaaataaatcaaaggctactaacgtgtttaatggttgagtaatagactatgcagatgatagaatatataaatgatattgtcgaagtctatacttgaaagaaccagaagatagactctatacTGAAGCcaaacttattcagactgtgtccagaccttaagactaaatatgttcagaagcagatTATGTTCAGACTTATgtccagattgtaaaatctacttcatccagaacgagacacaagtctAGAACGTGACAAGGTCCAGAACGAGTCACAAGTTCAGAACGTAATGGATTTCGAATGAAGCATGTTCGGAATGAGACAacttgacagaacgtaacacaagccccaaacatataacagctagtgatctggtttgctTGATCAAGTTGTGGACCTCTTTTCAGATCCCTTCCATGTCATTCCATATTCACATTTGAAAGCTACTAATATCAAGGTTCTTtctattggagaaaacttccttgagtgttatttgaagttgacaaaacgtttccatcagctAATCAAGACTTGCgtagactcttccatcaaagtttgaagaccttcGACCGCGACTCTTCCAAAGCA
Protein-coding regions in this window:
- the LOC104429220 gene encoding disease resistance protein RPP5-like, which gives rise to MSTVPLLTCCFRGSTRSRASCDKDTAAEPSQEVVGPFSSDLLVDSAEGGSYQGIDGLRDKDQTQTSHVTGWTQFGDQSLHRPAGMKREEEGEETAGALTSNSCGYEVFLSFRGPDTRLTIADCLYEAMIRAGIRAFKDDPELQVGEEIGGSLLQVINNSRIYIPIFSKNYASSKWCLRELAHMVECIGKRTREADEKVILPIFYDVDVDDVKLKTELYRKALQKHKSNSRKDLTRKWEEALGEVAKIKGWNLKDHGEDKLVKLVVEKVTSSLWTKLTDVPNDLVGIKDRMDDIMKKLDLGVSDVRFIVIHGMGGIGKTTLAEAVFEQISPQFQGHCCFLKDVRSHDIVILQKKLLSDILNLSCTNLSFIDQGTNMIKKRFKDKKVLIILDDIDKPDQIRGLVGHAHWFGEGSRIIIMTRNIDFLVTESEDDNASHYQNFSFYDMPEMNRDDALQLFCERALGLAKPPSDYVNISNELINALGRLPLALNVIGSTLRGKSRITWEEFLQRIKKIINDDKLWMHDQLRDLGRDIVHSENSSSDQRGSRLWCPKDAFHAVKRKKGIENIVALNLGTPKPCATYRFKRQEFVRLVNLRFLQLDHGNFEGDFKDLFFELRWLSWSNCPSEFQATNFGLENLVVLKLSGVNITKDWGGWLLLMLPKLPKSLTKLSFSLTSVTPIPDLSNLTNLVDLEMWGTPVYKPNLEWLVRLRALRTLLLVVKDMALPPMDLSSLSQLQDLNLTYVEPQSLTRLPSSLQSLSLWDAQSPIDWSLFSNLENLSTLSLTGYRLEEIRFDVLGKLRKFNEFRLEQCPWIKTLPVLPCLKEIRRMSFTFNRQLTEIEGLGELKSLRELYFCGCTSIRSLSETDLSRLQSLNSLKFCECESLESLPNLPYMKTSFHLTIEKCPRLHDYDGPYRSYRDGEIL